The DNA region AACTCTCATTGACATTATTTGACCAGATCATTTGCATTGCCTGATAACAACTCACTCTTTGGCAAACCACCCAATCAATTATTCAATATCTAATTATGCTCTCcaacaaatattttgtttacctTTAGTCTTGTATGCATTGATCAAAATAGTTGACCTGATTGTGAAAAATCATTACAGTTGCACCAAAGCCATTTCACATCACCATTTTCTGCATGCAGGTTGCATGCTACCATTTTTCCTCTATGGTCTACTGAACTCTTCCTCTCTGGCTGTTTCTTTATCTAGTGGAGCAGCTGCCCACAATTACAGAGCACTCACCTGCCTCTCTGATCGCCTTCCCTTTCGAAGAGAGCTTTCCTATGAAGTGTGAGGCCACAGGAAACCCTGGACCCGAGTAagtaatacacacaaacacacacacacacacacacacacacacacacaaatacgctaccattcaaaagtttagtgcATTTGAAAGTCAAacaaaaaaatgccaaaaataataatattgtgaaatattactgcaatttgttttctactttaatatattataaagaatattattatcagtgttgaaaacggttgtgctgcttaatattttgatggaaaacatgatttatttcaggattttttagggattctttgatgaatttgtatttcattttctttcaattttgaatttctttaacgGACAGTTCTGTTTTTCCAGCCTCAATCTTATTAtacaaatttgattaatttgttcCAAACTGATCAAATTGGGTCAGACTCAGTCATGAGATAAACATATGTTATCATCTGGTATGTAATCATAATAAATGCATCTTCAGCTTGAAGTCGTCTTATCATTTGTCTTCCTTTACTAACTACATGCTTGTGCCAGTTTTGCATCGAAAACTAGACCAGAGATGGAGGGAATGACCTTCAGGAATGACAGCAAGAGCATCATCATAGTGCTTCATGCTGGTTGATCAGCATCACCAGCTATTTTTGCTGGTGAACAGTGCAGCTGTGCTAGATCAGCACCAAACCAGGAGTGAAATTCATCAGGGTAGATAGATTATGGGTAAAACAGTTCACAATATATGGAAAGAAAAACCTTCAGAAACACCCCACTGGCATTTCAAAGCGCGTTTCAAAGCCTTGTCTGAGTATTTGATGTCGTTTTTAAATTTGAAATCCTGAATGTGTAAATCCCCTTTGCGTGCTTGTTCTGTTTTCATCATATTTCAGAGGACGCACGCTGAGTGGTATAATGTCATTTAATTACTGATCAtctctgttttattcttttttcagATTCAGGTGGACAAAGAATGATCAAAACTTTGATCCTTACCAGGACCCCAGATTGATAACATTAGATGACTCCGGAACATTCATCATCCCCAATAATGGGAATCTGACAGAATTCCAGGGCAATTATCGCTGCTTTGCAACCAACAAGTTAGGAACGGCCATGTCGGAAGAGATTGAATTCATTGTTCCGAGTAAGTAATGTATAACTTTGTGCTGTATGCTCCGTAACGACTCTTTCGGAATGATTTAGAGAGCAGTGTCCAATAAAACAACCGCTCTGGTCCTTAGTGGGATATCCATTTTACTAACCCGCTACAAACCCTCAAGCATTTCTTTCCCTTTCATCACAGTGTGTATGGACCGTGAGGAGAGAGCTGATGAAAAATGagttttctcctctctctccatcATTTTTCGACGACACATTTCTCATTGTGTTCTGAAATACAGCACATAAATTTCCCCAGATGTAACCAGAGCAAAGAGTCATCAGTTCCCAAACAAGACCAGTTTTCAATCACTCAGTTGACACGTACAGTTTCAGCAGCAGAGTGATGTGATATTGGCAGATTTTGGACTAAATTTGGGAAATTTGGAACAACTAATCTTTTCAGGCATGCCTTTAGAAGAGAAAGTACTGCCACCTAATGgtgatttaatttataaaaatggaaTATAATGGTATGTATCGATTCATTTTGCTTGTGGATTTCTGCAGATGTTCCAAAGTTCCCTAAAGAGATCATCGATCCGATTGAGGTTATAGAAGGTCAGTCAGTCATTCTGGAGTGCAACCCACCTAAAGGAATCCCCCCACTGCAAATCTACTGGATGACAATGAGTAAGTTCAAGTTAGGTTATCTGGGTTAAATTAGTCTAAGGCACACCCACAGTCCGCCCACAGTCTGACCACAGTGCTTTCAATGATCATCTAATCAGTATTTCACAATTAAAATGACAGACTGGCTTCTACATTACTTCTGGAGAGTAGGGTGGGTTTTTAATAACCCACCTGGAAACAATTGTTTAAGAATATTTCTGTTATTAATTGAATtgttcactaaaataaatattaaaattaatcattaaaataatatgtattaatttaattatataatatttaaattatgtattacCTTTGAACAGACAAATGTCTATAACAGTGGAAAACCTGCCACTAAAGATACTTTAAGACAAAAGCTTGCCCACGTGAAAGATGTTTCTAACATTGCTAATTTGACATATGAATGTTATTTGCAATGCAGAAAGACAGATTTGAATGTGTTAGGAGTTTTATACTTCTGAAGTTATGTTAGGGCTTCTAAGCACACGAAGCTAAGTTTAGTGCTTCTGTGAGCAGTAACACTATGTTAGTAAAACTAAGCAAATGAAAAGAATTCAAGCCCTCATTTGTTGAAAACCTGCTTTCTCTGTAAGAGAAAGTTGATTTATGCATTGTTAATAATGTTAGAAattatattacttatttaaaagaatagtttacccaaaactgtctgaaaatgtactcttcctaggccatccaagatgcgtgtgtttcttcatctgaacagatatagagaaattaagcattacatcacttgttcgcCGATGGaccctctgcattgaatgggtgccatcagaatgagagtccaaacagcagataaTAATCCACAAAAACCATTGTTTACAAGATATTAACTGGCGGACTGGAgtcatgtgcatgtgcatgtgcattattgtgatgtttctatcagttGATGAACTTTCagtctgatggcacccatttactgaagaggatccatttgtgaacaggagatgtaatgctaaatttcgctaaatctacatcttggatgatctAAGCGTgatcaaattttcttttttgggtgaactattccttaatattagtagagcattgtgttagcagcgcaaggttgtgggttcagttcccaggagcacatgtaatgtaaaatatgttagcctgaatgcactctaTGTTGCTTTggctaaaagcatctgctaaatgcataaatttaatttattttaatttaaattgtccAGATATATTAATGCTCATTAAAGTAATCATATTATTACTCTAATGTCATTGTTACTTAGTTAAAATtttatgagctttttttttttttttttttttttttttttgaacatcaCAGGTCTGCAGCACATCGAGCAGGATGAGAGAGTATCAGTGGGTCTGAATGGGAACCTGTACTTCTCAAACGCTATCAGGACGGACAGTCGCAGAGATTACTGCTGCTTTGCTGCCTTCCCCCGGATACGAACCATCGTCCAGAAAAATGCCATGTCTGTCGTGGTCAAAAGCAGTACGTTTAAATTCTAATCTTTAAGAGTTTGATTGCATAACATGATAATTTATGTACATGACCAGCATCAAACATGTCGGTCATGTGCATCTGATACATCCCGCCAGTTTCTCATGTAGTCAATCTCCAAGCACTTGCTGGGCTTCAGCAAACCAGCTTGGAAGATATTGATGCTTCCCGTACTTTCATAATGCTTCCTTTGAAGACTTGTTTGTGTATGCCATGTCCATATTATCTATTGTTTAAGCTCTTTTTGCATTTGCCACACATTTTATTTGTCTCCATTTCTTCATCCAAGACAAGTTAATGAAGGACTCAGACTCTGGTAGCGGCAGAGGTTACGGTGAGTGACATTCATTAGGGATGCTACATGGGCCTAGATCAgcttctttgtttttaattagttttgatTAATAGTCTCATTCCATGTCATATCATTCTTGCCTACTCTTCAGCCTAGATTTGAAAATCTCAAAGGTTTTCTGTAATCAATGAGAATAATTCATAGGTTCATCCATGACTCATTCTCTATACTTGTTTTTccaatgttaaaacatttttcatgactaattttttaatgcaaaactgTTTTTTCTACCCGTTTTTTATGGTGATGCTAGTGGCACAGTAATTAAAGCATATAAATCAATAGAACTGTGCAtgatactatattatattatattatattatattatattatattatattatattatattatattatactatattatattatattatattatattatattatattatattatattatattatattatattatattatattatattataattttcatgCATGATCTTTTTACTGTCATAAAGCAAATTCTCTCTTGGAGAGGAAGCCCAGTCTACTGACGCCCACAGGAAAGGAGTCACATAAATATTTGGTGAAAGGCAAAGATCTTCAGTTGGAGTGTATTGCAGAGGGCTTGTAAGTGTCAATGTCTAATTCATTGTATTAATTCAGTTAATTTGTTAATCTAATGAAGAGCTTGGCATGCATTTCAGTGATCCCACTTGAAATGCTTTTGAAATCTAGTAGGAAttattaaaatggttattttggaaaaataaaaggaaaaatatatacatataagagAATTTGGATGGATGCATCATAAAACTTATTATATTAATGACTGAATACTTCATGTCCATTTGAACACAAAATGCTAttattagacttaaaaaaaaaaaattctgtctttCAGCCCCACACCAGAGGTGGAATGGGTTAAAATTGGCTCCCACAAGCTTCCAGAAAGAGCCGTGGTGGAGAGTCACGGGAAGTTGCTTACTGTAGAGATGGTGAATGAAGAGGATGAAGGGAAATATATGTGCAGAGCCAAAAATCTCTATGGAGATGTTATGCATTATTTTCATGTTACGGTAGAAGGTGAGTCATATTATTGATCACATTAATCTCATAATATAACCACGGTAATTCTGCAAGTGTTGCTTTAAAAATGGTTTCAATATCAGGGCTGTATTAAAGACAGTCTTTGTGGTAAAAGAGCGCCATCTTCTGTCCAAATGCAATGTATTTATGAGAAGGACAACTAGAAGTATTTATAACATAATACAAGGACACAGTGATCATTTCGGGTATGACAAATGATCATTTTCAGGTTATAAGAGAACGATTATGCATGCATATATCAGATTACTGTCCACAGCTGATAACCTTATATTTAGTGTTTCTGTATTTTCATCACATATAGTGTCTGTATTTTTCCAGTGCAGATCTTAGTTAGAGTAAATGCCAAATTATATttaacacagaaaataaaaatgagtcTGTGAGGGATAGATGTATCTAAATAGACAGATGTATCTAAAAAAGAAAGGTCAGGCCACATAACTTCCACACACATCTCAACCTTTAACAACTCTTTGTGTTCAAACATCAGAAACTATTAGGAAATATCCAACCACTGAATGCCACAACTGACTAATCAGAATTATGTCATGTGATTCTTTTGCATGAACAGAGCCTCCTGAGTTTGAGATTGAACCTCAAAGTCAGTTGGTGACGATTGGAGCTGATGTGGTGATCAAGTGTGTTGTGAACGGAAATCCTCAACCTAGTGTTGAATGGAGGGTCAATGGCCAACTTCTGAACGGTAAACATTCCTAATTCCTGTTTCAAATTACTGAACATtccatgaacaaaacaaaattcagATTATATTGATTTCAAATGATTGTGCCAACTAACCTAAAACATCCCTTACATGGGTGTAGTTGCATGGAAATAATCAAGTtaaaaaaatttacagtaatagtttttataaagaTATCCTTGCCATACTGTACTTTAACTAATCATTTAACCCACATTTATAGATGTcccaacatccaataggaaagtCTTAAAAGATGACACCATTTCCATCCACAATGCAAAGCCTGAAAACAGCGCTGTTTACCAGTGTGAGGCCAAAAACAGACACGGCACCATCCTAGCCAATGCCAACATCATGATTATGAGTAAGTAAACGCTACACGATTTGCATTCAAATGAAATATTGTGTCTTGCTTGTTAGAGATGAGCTATAATCTAATACTGTGATTGCATTATTAATACACAGATCTATATGCTGAAActtaatttatgttaatatatattaaaaaaacacttgatattattaattattaatattaatataatgatcAATAAAGCATTTCCACTGCgctcctttttaaaaaaaaatcatgtctgGTGATTAAAGGTTAAGATAAGATTTCATCTTACTAATGGCTGCCAAGAgccaaaaatgaaataattgaataaataaataaatagaattcaGTAATGAGAATGTGTAACATGCTAgaacaaaatgtgatttttggGATCAGCATCCCAAAAATTGTAAGAGACAAGTATTGCATTTTATACAGGAAATTTGCTTAAGGTGGTAATATGATTATAGAGATGTCTAGTAGTTATATGGTTAAATGCATTTCATAGTAcagcaaataaacaataaaaataattacaaaaaaagtaaaaacttatTCTCAGCCTCCATAAATTTAAGAAAGGTTCCTTGCAGTATTCCACAGTGTTGCTTGGTTGTGAACaagcatctgtttttttttttcttttttttgttgtttttttttttgtttgtgagtGTGGACAGAGCCATAAGCTGAGGTGTGATATGGACAGTGGATGGCCCTTGGGTTTGTTCAGAGAGCGTAAGGTCCTCATGATAGCAGACAGGCTTTGGGGTGGAGCTCTATGTCAGTTCTGATCTCCAGACACACTCTCCCTCAGGCAGCCAGACGCTTTTATGTGCAAACAGTTTCGCCTTCCTCCATTCATATTCAGTTGCTAGAACCAAAGCATGTGCTGCTTTCATCTGGGAGATAAAATAAGCTGCTAAGGATcctcacttaaaaaaataaaaaataaaaaatatgaaaaggaaaaatgaaattaaataaagagGAAGCAGAAAAACAAATCTCAACTCTCTCTCCGTAACCCTGAAAACCCGCTTAACTCCCCTGATAGAGCAGGAAGCTGCTTTTCCAAGGACGAGGACTTTTTTCCCCCCTAAACTGATAACAACATGCATCACAAGAAAAGAGATAAAGAGGCTAATCCAATCTTGTTTTGTCGTGTTTAATGGTGCAATGCTGATAACTCTCTCCTCAGACATCCAGCCCCTGATCTTAACAGAAAACAATCTGCAATATATGGCAGTGGAGGGGAAAGGTGTGGTCATGCACTGTAAGGTCTTCAGCTCACCAGCATCCAGTATCACATGGTGAGTAGAGTATTTACacaggccagcagagggcagcacagCTCTAGAGGCGATGCTGCAGTGATTGAGTGCCTTGCATGTGGTTTTGCGCTAGTGAAGCAGTTTACTCAAGGGTGGGCCCTCAGGCTGTGTTCAGCACTGTGATAATGAGGTAAACTACTCATGTGGATCTGTAAGTATGCTACTGTTAAGTTAAAGCAGTAACAACAGAAGTGTTGACTGTGGTGGCACGTTAGAGAAAGCAAACAGAGCATTTTATTGAATTCATAAAAAGGAACACTATGGttttaaagtttggggttggtaatattttttaatgtttgtaaaagAGCTCTTATGCTCATTtaaggcatttatttatttacaccatttatttgaaataggaatattttgcagtattataCATATCTTAGACATGGTAACACTATTATGCACACAGTTGGAGCTGTTTTCTGAAAATGATTGAGTTGTTTTATGGTTGCACAGGAGTAAAGCTGATAGTGCCGATGCGGTGGAAGGAGAAAGGTTTTCCGTTCATAAGAATGGTTCGCTGGAGATCCAAAACATAATGAAAGAGGACACGGGGGAGTATTCTTGTTTTGCTCAAAACACTGAGGGCAAAGTTGCCATTGCCGCAACACTTGAAGTCAAAGGTAAGAGAAACAGATACCCTCGTAAATCAATCAAGTTGAAGGGGTTCACTAGATTCCAAAAgcaatcaaataaagttaatccATATAATCCAAAATGAGTTTTGTTTTCCTTGTCAGATCCCACCAGAATAGTCGATCCTCCACGCGATTTGCGGGTTTTGGCCGGAACCACTATCCAGTTTTCATGCCAGGCAGAGTTCGATCCCTCCATTGGAGACGACTTTGAGATTCTCTGGGAAAAAGATGGCATGGCCCTCAATGGCAGTGAGAACGCACGGTAAAATACGAGAAGATGTCATTCTTTTACAGTAGCGGATATCAGAGCTATCTAATCAGTGTCTTTGCTGGTGTCTGTAGATATATCCTGGACGATGGAGTGCTTGAAATCATTAATGTGAACTTTGGAGACCAGGGCTTTTATGTCTGTGTGGCCAGAACACCGTTTGATCAGGACATGGCGCTTGCACAGCTTTCAGTCGTGGGTGAGTTATGTGCATTTTAGGAAAGTAAAGATGGACGCAAGTTTTGAGGGCTGAACTGGGTTCAGCAGAAGACACAGGATTCTGCTACCTGCTGCAGCACGGCTGGAATTATTCCCTTAATAAGACAGCACCATGTAGTATTTGTACAAATGAACTAGCTGGAGACATGACCTGGCAGGTAGTGCATGAGCTCTGACATGTTTGAAACAAGCTGGAGTCATCTCCCAGACCCAAGCTCACCTCTTCTCCCTATCATTTTCTGCTTTTCTCCCCCTGTCTCCAAAACATctataaaatggcaaaaaaaaaaaaaaaattaataatgtaatgaATCTGACTGAACTCGAGATGCTTGATCGATTGACAGccctaaataaaattaattgttttcttAGATGTTCCTGATCCGCCAGAGGATGTGATCCTTTCTGAACATAATGGCAGAAGTGTGAAACTGCAGTGGATTCCAGGAGACGACCATAACAGCTCCATTACTGGTAACACAGTCATAATACTCATATTGTCCATATACTGTATCTATACATTTGGATACACTATGTACGGATTATAGACAAGGACTTGAACAACCtcttatataaatatagaaatgaaataaactgtatattataGAAAAGACTCAACAGAAATGTTTATGGTTAgtaatattttttcaggtttatgaagtcaccaaggatgcatttttatcacagtaaaaaaacaattaaaatgttaaataactctgttttatttttaatatatttaaaaatttgtatttattcctgtaatagcAAAGCTAAGTTTTcattagccattactccagtcttcagtgtcacatcatttattagaaataaatcatttattagtGGTGCTTTCTTTCATTTAATTGTCCCCAGTATTCTCTGATGAAcagaatgtttaaaagaaaatattttatttaaaattgaaatattttatgatattattaatatatattacctttttttacatgaacatatttttgctgaataaaagttttaattacttttttaaaaagtcttaactGACCCCCATATTTTTAAATCGtagtgtaaaatgtaattaaaattatatttaaatttgggCCATTGAAAAGTATCACACAAAATGAATATCACACATCTACACTGGGATGCAGTCTATGGACAGATCAATTTTGCTCACGCTCTATAAAAGATTGAAAAATGCACAGTTGTTACTGTTTTGTTACTGTTACTGGTCTGTTTTCTATCTGATTTACCCTTCAACAAAAATGTTCATTGGTGTAACGTCATGTGGTCAGTTTGAATCAGTCTATATAAGGAATATTTCCTGACAAAATccagttaattaaaatgttgtccAAGTATTGACTCCAGTTTAAACTTTCAACTTTGTGCAGAGTTTGTTATAGAGTTTGAGGAAAACCAACATCAGCCAGGCAGCTGGAGAGAGATGATGAGAGTACCGGGGAACCATCACTCCGCTCTGCTGAAGCTTCACGGTCATGTGGACTACCGATTTAGAGTCTATGCCATCAATGAAGTGGGAAGTGGTCGGCCAAGCCAGGCCACTGAAAGATACAAAACTCCAGCATCAGGTACAGTATCTATGAGCTCTCCTACTGTTTCTCTTAACCATATCACCTTTACAGATGGCAGTTAGGCCAACTTCATCACCTACTGAACTTTAAAATATTCAAACTTGTGAGATAATTGATTTTCCATGTCGTTTAAGCTCCAGTCTAAAGTGCATATTTCACAGGCCCTTTTTCTGTCTTCCACTAACAATTCCACCTCCAACAAAATCCATATTTCTGCTCTTTCCAAAGCACCCGACAAGAACCCAGAAAATATCAAGATCGAAGGTCATTTGCCACATGAAATGGATATCAACTGGGAGGTACGATGCTAAACGTTCAATTCCAGTAGTCCTCCAGAATATCTAACGTTCAAAGCACTGGAAGGGATGCACAGATAAAGAAATGCTCTCAAATACTGAATTTCATTTAGTTTCTCAGAGGGGGAGAGAAAACTAACAGTGTCAGTTGTTAGGTTCCAATTATCGATAAGCGTATTCCCCGAGATAGGAGTTTTTGCATAGCAAAACACCGCTATCTCTATCGGCGTGCTGTTGGGAGAGTTACAAAGCCCTGCTGAAATGGATCTGTCTGGATACAGGTTCCCATCAAAAGGAGCCCAGAGTGAgtctttgattaaaaagtaaaagaaaCGGGATACATACATTTAGATTTTCACTTAAAGGTGAGCTATGACTTGGCCCTGCTAATACAACTAGTTTCTAGAATTATGAGGAATCTCATTGTTAATGGTGGATATTAGTGAATAATTGCATTTATTGTTTCTGTCTTTTGCTGCAAGAGGATTGTAAAAGCGTAGTTAGCTGTTAGAGCGTTGCTAATAAAAGTCAGTTGTTATAATGTGTGACATCATGAAAAATCACAGTTAACCAGGTATATCAGGAGTGGACATTCTGCAGAAGAATTCACAATAACAGACctacatagaaaacaattatcattataaaaatctattaattatataattaatttttttaataaaaaatatacagaaaatagTGAAAAATCTAACTTTTGGGAAACATTAAGCAAATATTAGTGTAgaaaatgcttcttgagcaaaATCTGCATATTTAATATGATCAAAGTTTATCTAATGCTAAAGACtgtagtaatagctgctgaaaattcaactttgaatttaaatttaaatttaattttaaaatgcatttaaaatagaagagttattttacattgtaataatatttcattgcaGTTTCTACtctattttgatcaaacaaagacttatgagatgaaaaaaaatcttactaacctcaGACTGTAGAAGGGTCATttattatttctcataattgcttCAGACACATCTAAGAAAACAAAGCATGAATACACAGTTCCATTTGCTGGTATCTACAGTACTGTAGCTAATTTGCTACTGATTATCTTGAACAAAACTCTCTAATCTTGCTCAGAAGTGCTTATTACATAAACTTAATTTGTTAAACTGTGTAAAGCCAGATAGACTAAATGTAagttttgatttctgccattgtTTGTGTGCAATATTCATCATACAGTCAGCAACTAATATTCTGTGAGCATCCCCTCTGAGGCTgagacagtaaaaacaacaaGTGTTTAAGAACTAAATGCTATTTCCTTTGATTTCCTGTTTCCTGTGAATTCACTGAGCTCTTTCGCTCTCCTGTCACAGCCACTGTCACCTATTGAACACAACGGCCCTGGTCTGCAGTACAAAGTAAGCTACAGAAGACAAGGCCACGGAGAGGACTGGACGGAGCACATGGTGAAGAGGCACTCATTTCTGGTTACAAACACCCCAACGTTCGTCCTTTACGAGATCAAAATTCAGGCCAGAAACCACGTGGGCTGGGGTCCGGAACCCAAAATAATAACGGCGTACTCAGGAGAGGATTGTAAGTAGGAAGAACCTCTATTGTGTCTGAGCTGTGGAGATGAGCATGCATTCAAATAAGCCAATACCACTGACATTTCACTCACTGTCAACGCACTGTGCATGTTTGCCTTTGAGGGCATACAAAGCAGGTGGAGATTTTGAAAGATgcatcttactttttttttttctaaccttttCTTTGTCTGTAAGGGTCTTGTTACATTGCAAACAAGCATTGCCTGTAAACGGAAACACCCACAACCCTTCTAGTGCAGTACATGTGTGACGAGAATATCAACAAACCTAGAGGGCAGAGAACACTGATGAAATGCCATCTTGCCTTTACACAATATCCAAACAGTTGCGCTGATATGCCGATTTGTTTTGCCTTATTGAGGATATTAAATTGCACAAGGGGGAACGATTTCTTCACTCAGAGCCTTTGTAGACTAACAAATGAAATGTTATCATGGCTATGAGCTATTTACATTTGTGGCTATAATTATTCTCTGCCTTCAGTTTTCTTTTGGAGTTGCCCTCCTGATGTTATCTCAGGTCACTACGTTTCTGTGCAGTACGATTAGTTTAGTCCCCCTTTCTCTCCCTTTTTTTGTTCCTTTCTTATCTTAGCACATGTTTGCCAGTGTTGGGGAGTAGCTAGCTAAAACTAGCAAAATAATGATAAATTGCTGTTTTGCGCGTGCAGCTTTAAATCTGAGCATGATGAGAATGATTCATTCTAGCGAATCAGTTCATTTGGGcagttaatgtacagtacatgacCACATTCAAAAAAATGAATCACCTGTCTCAATCCCTGTATGGCAGAGTTTGATATTTTCGGATTCCTTAATTGTTCTGTTAACAATTCTGGTTGCACTTTAGGGAATAGGGAACACACATTCActattaattaagagttttaagggatctaaaatatggtcatgcagaataagtcaTAAGTAcagtatgtgctttataagtactaataagaGTCAGTATGctggtaatatgcatgctaataagcaactagtttataatgagaattggtccttaaaataaagtttcaccacaaatattttaatacCTTTAAaggtataaaaaatgtaattaaactaataataatattctgtatACAGAAATTCAGACTATTGATTAGATATAAAAAGGCAAAATTTCTGAATCATAAAATGCACATTTGCACAACTTATATATTGCTCTAGagttatttatggaaaatatatatatatatataaactttttcaaaagaaaag from Carassius auratus strain Wakin chromosome 6, ASM336829v1, whole genome shotgun sequence includes:
- the chl1b gene encoding neural cell adhesion molecule L1-like protein isoform X3 encodes the protein MRLLQKILLLLVACLHMSCKYQSDALDIPLEVLAHMNMEQLPTITEHSPASLIAFPFEESFPMKCEATGNPGPEFRWTKNDQNFDPYQDPRLITLDDSGTFIIPNNGNLTEFQGNYRCFATNKLGTAMSEEIEFIVPNVPKFPKEIIDPIEVIEGQSVILECNPPKGIPPLQIYWMTMSLQHIEQDERVSVGLNGNLYFSNAIRTDSRRDYCCFAAFPRIRTIVQKNAMSVVVKSTNSLLERKPSLLTPTGKESHKYLVKGKDLQLECIAEGFPTPEVEWVKIGSHKLPERAVVESHGKLLTVEMVNEEDEGKYMCRAKNLYGDVMHYFHVTVEEPPEFEIEPQSQLVTIGADVVIKCVVNGNPQPSVEWRVNGQLLNDVPTSNRKVLKDDTISIHNAKPENSAVYQCEAKNRHGTILANANIMIMNIQPLILTENNLQYMAVEGKGVVMHCKVFSSPASSITWSKADSADAVEGERFSVHKNGSLEIQNIMKEDTGEYSCFAQNTEGKVAIAATLEVKDPTRIVDPPRDLRVLAGTTIQFSCQAEFDPSIGDDFEILWEKDGMALNGSENARYILDDGVLEIINVNFGDQGFYVCVARTPFDQDMALAQLSVVDVPDPPEDVILSEHNGRSVKLQWIPGDDHNSSITEFVIEFEENQHQPGSWREMMRVPGNHHSALLKLHGHVDYRFRVYAINEVGSGRPSQATERYKTPASAPDKNPENIKIEGHLPHEMDINWEPLSPIEHNGPGLQYKVSYRRQGHGEDWTEHMVKRHSFLVTNTPTFVLYEIKIQARNHVGWGPEPKIITAYSGEDFPSAAPEDVYVDVMNSTMMKVKWKHVQKEKLNGHLGGYRISYWRLRSLLDSKKTHGDKHTLTFSGERDHAVVTGLRLFSEYSLIVMAFNSRGNGPGSHPVSFKTPEGVPGQAAAFSVTNIQKHKVTLTWSPPVDANGVITGYILQYQLINDTEELGSLMTLNVSADSNKLHLQDLEALSKYKFYLRSCTRVGCGPAVSEERTTVPEATSTDVASFNIRKSGSRFPPRKNTVSPVANATLSSIAVLNISTSVSHDFANISWIPGTEQTESELYIAFMNNREGNWKISDVLNSSKTFHVIEGLEPGTEYTVRLMTKSRVDNSSIFEDVIRTSAKDLAGIRGGISNQGWFIGLMCAIALLTLIVLIACFVNRNKGGKYSVKEKEDLHPDLESQGINDDTFCEYSDNDEKPLKSSQHSLNGDLKGGDSGDSMVDYGDEDAHFHEDGSFIGEYSGRKERVSMEIKGNNQSIA
- the chl1b gene encoding neural cell adhesion molecule L1-like protein isoform X4, producing MRLLQKILLLLVACLHMSCKYQSDALDIPLEVEQLPTITEHSPASLIAFPFEESFPMKCEATGNPGPEFRWTKNDQNFDPYQDPRLITLDDSGTFIIPNNGNLTEFQGNYRCFATNKLGTAMSEEIEFIVPNVPKFPKEIIDPIEVIEGQSVILECNPPKGIPPLQIYWMTMSLQHIEQDERVSVGLNGNLYFSNAIRTDSRRDYCCFAAFPRIRTIVQKNAMSVVVKSTNSLLERKPSLLTPTGKESHKYLVKGKDLQLECIAEGFPTPEVEWVKIGSHKLPERAVVESHGKLLTVEMVNEEDEGKYMCRAKNLYGDVMHYFHVTVEEPPEFEIEPQSQLVTIGADVVIKCVVNGNPQPSVEWRVNGQLLNDVPTSNRKVLKDDTISIHNAKPENSAVYQCEAKNRHGTILANANIMIMNIQPLILTENNLQYMAVEGKGVVMHCKVFSSPASSITWSKADSADAVEGERFSVHKNGSLEIQNIMKEDTGEYSCFAQNTEGKVAIAATLEVKDPTRIVDPPRDLRVLAGTTIQFSCQAEFDPSIGDDFEILWEKDGMALNGSENARYILDDGVLEIINVNFGDQGFYVCVARTPFDQDMALAQLSVVDVPDPPEDVILSEHNGRSVKLQWIPGDDHNSSITEFVIEFEENQHQPGSWREMMRVPGNHHSALLKLHGHVDYRFRVYAINEVGSGRPSQATERYKTPASAPDKNPENIKIEGHLPHEMDINWEPLSPIEHNGPGLQYKVSYRRQGHGEDWTEHMVKRHSFLVTNTPTFVLYEIKIQARNHVGWGPEPKIITAYSGEDFPSAAPEDVYVDVMNSTMMKVKWKHVQKEKLNGHLGGYRISYWRLRSLLDSKKTHGDKHTLTFSGERDHAVVTGLRLFSEYSLIVMAFNSRGNGPGSHPVSFKTPEGVPGQAAAFSVTNIQKHKVTLTWSPPVDANGVITGYILQYQLINDTEELGSLMTLNVSADSNKLHLQDLEALSKYKFYLRSCTRVGCGPAVSEERTTVPEATSTDVASFNIRKSGSRFPPRKNTVSPVANATLSSIAVLNISTSVSHDFANISWIPGTEQTESELYIAFMNNREGNWKISDVLNSSKTFHVIEGLEPGTEYTVRLMTKSRVDNSSIFEDVIRTSAKDLAGIRGGISNQGWFIGLMCAIALLTLIVLIACFVNRNKGGKYSVKEKEDLHPDLESQGINDDTFCEYSDNDEKPLKSSQHSLNGDLKGGDSGDSMVDYGDEDAHFHEDGSFIGEYSGRKERVSMEIKGNNQSIA